In Nostoc sp. CENA543, a single genomic region encodes these proteins:
- the glpX gene encoding class II fructose-bisphosphatase, translating to MENTLGLEIIEVVEQAAIASAKWMGKGEKNTADQVAVEAMRERMNKIYMRGRIVIGEGERDDAPMLYIGEEVGICARSDAKDFCNPDELIEIDIAVDPCEGTNLVAYGQPGSMAVLAISEKGGLFAAPDFYMKKLAAPPAAKGKVDINKSATENLKILAECLDRAIDELVVVVMKRDRHNDLIKEIRSAGARVQLIADGDVGAAISCGFAGTNIHALMGIGAAPEGVISAAAMRALGGHFQGQLIYDPEIVKTGLIGESKEANIERLQSMGITDPDKVYDAHELASGENVLFAACGITSGNLMQGVRFFHGGARTQSLVISSQSKTARFVDTIHMFEQPKIVQLH from the coding sequence GTGGAAAATACACTTGGATTAGAAATTATTGAGGTAGTCGAACAAGCCGCGATCGCATCTGCGAAGTGGATGGGTAAAGGCGAAAAAAATACTGCTGACCAAGTAGCAGTAGAAGCAATGCGGGAGCGTATGAACAAGATTTATATGCGTGGTCGCATTGTAATTGGGGAAGGGGAACGTGATGACGCTCCTATGCTGTATATCGGCGAAGAAGTCGGTATCTGCGCTCGTTCAGATGCTAAAGATTTCTGTAACCCAGATGAATTAATTGAAATTGATATTGCGGTTGACCCCTGCGAAGGTACAAACTTGGTAGCCTACGGACAACCTGGCTCAATGGCTGTACTGGCAATTTCTGAAAAAGGTGGTTTGTTTGCTGCACCTGACTTTTACATGAAAAAATTAGCAGCACCTCCAGCCGCTAAGGGTAAAGTAGACATCAATAAGTCAGCTACAGAAAACCTCAAGATTCTGGCTGAGTGTTTAGATCGGGCAATTGACGAACTGGTAGTAGTAGTCATGAAGCGCGATCGCCACAACGATTTGATCAAGGAAATTCGGTCAGCAGGCGCGAGAGTACAGCTAATCGCCGACGGTGACGTGGGTGCAGCCATCTCTTGTGGTTTTGCTGGTACTAATATTCATGCCTTAATGGGTATTGGTGCAGCGCCTGAAGGTGTCATCTCCGCAGCCGCAATGCGCGCTTTGGGCGGACACTTCCAAGGTCAATTGATCTACGATCCAGAAATCGTGAAGACAGGTTTGATTGGCGAAAGCAAAGAAGCCAACATCGAGCGTTTGCAATCTATGGGCATCACTGACCCCGATAAGGTCTATGATGCACATGAACTAGCCTCTGGAGAAAACGTACTGTTCGCAGCTTGCGGTATTACCTCCGGCAACCTCATGCAAGGTGTGCGCTTCTTCCACGGCGGTGCAAGAACTCAAAGTCTGGTTATTTCCAGCCAATCCAAGACGGCTCGCTTTGTCGATACAATTCATATGTTTGAACAGCCCAAGATTGTGCAACTGCACTAA